The Siniperca chuatsi isolate FFG_IHB_CAS linkage group LG7, ASM2008510v1, whole genome shotgun sequence genome includes a window with the following:
- the zbtb38 gene encoding zinc finger and BTB domain-containing protein 38 isoform X1: MTTEACLRRMMTVVSPCTQNLMDSAHPHTVLSKLNEQRSQGLFCDVTIVVEDVKFQAHKNILAACSGYFRNALTTPETWSSSQVLELMDLKSEVFASILNFIYCSKVTSPAAEDTGGLVAAGKRLGIPFLEKLAEQERQDECVKSTDSSTAPVSKKTKKEAPRPEEIDIARGPRITNAFSITEVCPGNNIFTPLVQTNGERQSPDLGQLPASCPTTSCLSGNNETTQALSEHSYAVSKSTEGKDSSQWDNKNICKPAISQPKQLIYRNTGPLKKRHRLRGTLGRSILPTPAEPQTDKPNTITTTLADGVSPAPVAVMTPPPLFSEAETEKSIDPGLPITTDNVQMELGPPTLSPHTEDSISIYGCEHCPEIFTNKALLAIHSEVHKKRFVSHLFCKFCHRKFIHLKRLRNHEQVCPKAVRDPPKLDATDIPTKQVDLHSDDTTNMESIVTPLPSADLSTPYTPELLQVDQSEPPQDEKAVRPGGSQRRYNCSVCKRVYATLSSLKRHENVHSWQRAYPCHYCNKVFALAEYRTKHEIWHTGERRYQCIFCLETFMTYYILKNHQKSFHGIDPSLAVKKKSANGGLKASVYPIKLYRLLPMKFRKRQYKTYSQTYSESVERGDEAPLESNSLIPPFEENSLISHPDTVSFPLTFMATTKMVAPVMPRVSFGKPCDQDIDQSLNSELEIQRSKRKEAENRDSPFINYNSTFSLQPDAESPAVGYKDDPPVLSHSEHISHKVPFLNSLNAVKKLGELSASAKRVEDMTKEILQSSTENLVRDKAAGAKTETYIAKPACPGPSVDGAAMPLCQITVKIGNEAIIRRRIKGSKLFPRKKRRIRELSKEESPSQCPPTRKNSESPRLRLRPEVASAAEPETYDDPNDCDTADMLWRPYYSYKAKKKRKKLRFKHRKALFQHYPETSVDRTAASEAQLDKSSWLAEESISGGSGEVKRSLSRNSSPRATYNCDICDSSFITETGLRAHVIGSHPCFCRTCGKQGPPGEVPAGGDYICNSCMENGSCFDNTPRSPNTEKKYRCSFCPQRFLYLATKRSHEKKHQETNEEGYNYDNFTPCSKYSAHMSEDNKQDTIKTEDGDNQGGTDIKIERMEGGHFSTDKIKPEVEDTTDFMSLTTYQDMSYSSIKSPLSPCIDPLFSLTPLKVKHKMAKKRINAQHSMHLIPKKQGRDRDSDSNKDILMGPRTSSHNDREKSCKLFRRNDSETKSTHISIHKPEKWMCKEEPFF, from the exons ATGACAACGGAGGCCTGTCTGAGAAGGATG atGACTGTGGTGTCCCCATGTACTCAGAACCTGATGGATAGTGCTCACCCTCACACCGTGCTTAGCAAGCTTAATGAGCAGCGCTCACAAGGCCTCTTCTGTGATGTTACCATTGTGGTGGAGGATGTTAAGTTTCAGGCCCACAAGAACATCCTGGCAGCCTGCAGCGGGTACTTCAGGAATGCTCTGACAACTCCTGAGACATGGAGCTCTAGCCAAGTGCTGGAGCTGATGGACCTGAAGTCTGAGGTGTTCGCCAGTATCCTCAACTTTATCTACTGCTCAAAGGTGACATCACCTGCTGCGGAGGACACAGGGGGGCTAGTGGCAGCTGGAAAAAGACTTGGAATTCCTTTTTTAGAGAAGCTTGCAGAACAAGAGAGGCAGGACGAATGTGTTAAATCCACAGACTCCAGCACAGCCCCAGtgtctaaaaaaacaaagaaggaagCTCCCAGGCCTGAGGAGATAGACATTGCCAGAGGGCCCCGCATTACCAATGCCTTCTCTATCACTGAAGTATGTCCTGGGAACAATATTTTCACCCCTCTTGTTCAAACCAATGGGGAGAGGCAGTCACCTGATCTGGGACAGCTCCCAGCAAGTTGCCCTACAACCTCCTGCCTCAGTGGGAACAATGAGACAACTCAAGCCCTCTCAGAGCACTCATATGCAGTAAGCAAATCTACTGAAGGCAAAGATAGCAGTCAGTGGGACAACAAGAATATCTGTAAGCCAGCAATATCACAGCCAAAGCAACTCATTTACAGGAACACAGGCCCGCTTAAAAAGCGCCACAGGCTGAGAGGCACTTTGGGTAGAAGTATACTTCCAACACCAGCTGAACCACAAACAGATAAACCAAATACAATAACCACCACATTAGCTGATGGTGTTTCTCCAGCACCTGTTGCAGTCATGACACCACCTCCGCTTTTTTCagaggcagaaacagaaaaaagcataGACCCAGGGCTACCTATAACCACTGACAATGTTCAAATGGAGTTAGGTCCACCAACCCTTTCCCCTCACACAGAGGACAGCATTTCAATCTACGGATGTGAGCACTGTCCAGAGATATTCACAAATAAAGCTCTTCTTGCCATTCACTCAGAGGTACATAAAAAGCGTTTTGtcagtcatttgttttgcaagttctgtcacagaaagttCATACACCTCAAACGGCTGCGCAACCACGAACAGGTCTGTCCCAAAGCTGTAAGAGACCCACCTAAACTAGATGCTACTGACATACCAACCAAACAGGTGGACCTCCATTCTGATGACACGACAAACATGGAGAGCATCGTGACACCACTTCCTTCTGCGGACCTCTCCACCCCTTACACCCCAGAGCTCCTTCAAGTGGACCAATCAGAGCCTCCACAGGATGAGAAGGCAGTGAGGCCAGGTGGCAGCCAGAGGAGATacaactgcagtgtgtgtaaaCGGGTCTATGCCACCCTATCCAGTCTGAAGCGGCATGAGAATGTACATTCCTGGCAGAGGGCCTATCCCTGTCATTATTGTAATAAAGTGTTTGCCTTGGCAGAGTACCGTACTAAGCATGAAATCTGGCACACAGGCGAACGCCGCTATCAGTGTATTTTCTGCCTGGAGACATTCATGACATATTATATCTTAAAGAACCATCAGAAGTCTTTTCACGGCATTGATCCTAGTCTTGCTGTTAAGAAAAAATCAGCCAACGGTGGGCTGAAAGCCAGTGTTTATCCAATCAAACTCTACAGGCTTCTCCCTATGAAGTTTAGAAAGAGACAATACAAGACATACAGTCAGACATATTCAGAGAGCGTTGAAAGAGGTGACGAAGCCCCACTAGAAAGCAACTCTCTTATCCCTCCTTTTGAAGAAAACAGTCTGATCAGCCACCCTGACACTGTTTCATTCCCTCTGACATTCATGGCAACAACAAAGATGGTGGCACCTGTCATGCCTCGCGTCAGCTTCGGCAAGCCATGTGACCAAGATATTGACCAAAGTCTTAACAGTGAATTGGAAATTCAGAGAAGCAAAAGAAAAGAGGCTGAGAATAGAGATTCACCCTTCATTAACTACAACAGTACCTTCTCTTTGCAACCCGATGCAGAGTCTCCTGCAGTGGGTTACAAAGACGATCCTCCTGTACTAAGTCACTCAGAGCACATCAGTCATAAAGTGCCATTCTTAAACTCTTTGAACGCTGTTAAAAAGTTAGGTGAGCTTTCAGCTTCTGCAAAAAGAGTTGAGGATATGACCAAGGAGATACTTCAATCGAGCACCGAGAATCTAGTGCGTGATAAGGCAGCGGgggcaaagacagaaacatatATTGCCAAACCTGCATGCCCGGGTCCATCTGTGGATGGTGCTGCCATGCCGCTCTGTCAAATAACAGTGAAAATAGGCAATGAAGCCATCATCCGCCGCAGAATCAAAGGATCTAAGCTCTTCcccagaaagaaaaggagaatcAGAGAACTGAGTAAGGAGGAGAGCCCGAGTCAGTGCCctccaacaaggaaaaactCAGAGAGCCCCAGACTCCGCCTCAGACCAGAAGTCGCTTCCGCCGCAGAGCCGGAGACATACGATGATCCCAATGACTGTGACACAGCTGATATGCTTTGGCGTCCCTACTATTCTTACAAagctaaaaagaaaaggaagaagttgAGATTCAAGCACAGAAAAGCTTTGTTTCAACATTATCCTGAAACATCTGTAGATAGAACTGCTGCCAGTGAGGCCCAACTTGATAAAAGTAGTTGGCTGGCAGAAGAAAGCATATCAGGTGGGAGTGGAGAGGTGAAACGCAGTCTTAGCAGGAACTCCAGCCCGAGGGCCACCTACAACTGTGACATCTGTGACAGCTCTTTTATCACAGAGACTGGTCTGAGAGCCCATGTTATTGGTTCCCACCCATGTTTCTGCCGGACCTGTGGTAAACAAGGTCCCCCTGGTGAGGTACCTGCTGGTGGTGATTACATCTGCAACAGCTGTATGGAAAATGGCTCCTGCTTTGATAATACACCCCGGAGCCCCAACACAGAGAAGAAGTATCGCTGCTCCTTCTGTCCCCAGCGTTTTCTCTACCTTGCCACTAAGAGAAGCCATGAGAAAAAACACCAGGAGACAAATGAGGAGGGATATAATTATGACAACTTCACACCATGTTCTAAATACTCAGCACACATGAGTGAAGACAATAAACAAGACACCATCAAAACAGAAGACGGTGACAATCAAGGGGGCACTGACATAAAAATTGAAAGGATGGAAGGAGGACATTTTTCCACTGATAAAATTAAGCCTGAAGTCGAGGATACAACTGACTTTATGTCTTTGACTACCTATCAAGACATGTCATATTCCAGCATTAAAAGTCCATTATCACCCTGCATCGACCCATTGTTTTCACTGACACCCTTGAAGGTGAAACATAAAATGGCGAAAAAAAGGATCAATGCACAGCATTCTATGCATCTCATCCCCAAAAAGCAAGGCCGTGACAGAGACAGTGACAGCAACAAGGATATTTTGATGGGGCCAAGAACAAGCAGTCACAATGACCGTGAGAAGTCCTGTAAACTCTTTAGGAGAAATGACTCTGAAACTAAAAGTACCCACATTTCTATACACAAGCCAGAGAAATGGATGTGCAAAGAGGAGCCATTTTTTTAG
- the zbtb38 gene encoding zinc finger and BTB domain-containing protein 38 isoform X2, which translates to MTVVSPCTQNLMDSAHPHTVLSKLNEQRSQGLFCDVTIVVEDVKFQAHKNILAACSGYFRNALTTPETWSSSQVLELMDLKSEVFASILNFIYCSKVTSPAAEDTGGLVAAGKRLGIPFLEKLAEQERQDECVKSTDSSTAPVSKKTKKEAPRPEEIDIARGPRITNAFSITEVCPGNNIFTPLVQTNGERQSPDLGQLPASCPTTSCLSGNNETTQALSEHSYAVSKSTEGKDSSQWDNKNICKPAISQPKQLIYRNTGPLKKRHRLRGTLGRSILPTPAEPQTDKPNTITTTLADGVSPAPVAVMTPPPLFSEAETEKSIDPGLPITTDNVQMELGPPTLSPHTEDSISIYGCEHCPEIFTNKALLAIHSEVHKKRFVSHLFCKFCHRKFIHLKRLRNHEQVCPKAVRDPPKLDATDIPTKQVDLHSDDTTNMESIVTPLPSADLSTPYTPELLQVDQSEPPQDEKAVRPGGSQRRYNCSVCKRVYATLSSLKRHENVHSWQRAYPCHYCNKVFALAEYRTKHEIWHTGERRYQCIFCLETFMTYYILKNHQKSFHGIDPSLAVKKKSANGGLKASVYPIKLYRLLPMKFRKRQYKTYSQTYSESVERGDEAPLESNSLIPPFEENSLISHPDTVSFPLTFMATTKMVAPVMPRVSFGKPCDQDIDQSLNSELEIQRSKRKEAENRDSPFINYNSTFSLQPDAESPAVGYKDDPPVLSHSEHISHKVPFLNSLNAVKKLGELSASAKRVEDMTKEILQSSTENLVRDKAAGAKTETYIAKPACPGPSVDGAAMPLCQITVKIGNEAIIRRRIKGSKLFPRKKRRIRELSKEESPSQCPPTRKNSESPRLRLRPEVASAAEPETYDDPNDCDTADMLWRPYYSYKAKKKRKKLRFKHRKALFQHYPETSVDRTAASEAQLDKSSWLAEESISGGSGEVKRSLSRNSSPRATYNCDICDSSFITETGLRAHVIGSHPCFCRTCGKQGPPGEVPAGGDYICNSCMENGSCFDNTPRSPNTEKKYRCSFCPQRFLYLATKRSHEKKHQETNEEGYNYDNFTPCSKYSAHMSEDNKQDTIKTEDGDNQGGTDIKIERMEGGHFSTDKIKPEVEDTTDFMSLTTYQDMSYSSIKSPLSPCIDPLFSLTPLKVKHKMAKKRINAQHSMHLIPKKQGRDRDSDSNKDILMGPRTSSHNDREKSCKLFRRNDSETKSTHISIHKPEKWMCKEEPFF; encoded by the coding sequence atGACTGTGGTGTCCCCATGTACTCAGAACCTGATGGATAGTGCTCACCCTCACACCGTGCTTAGCAAGCTTAATGAGCAGCGCTCACAAGGCCTCTTCTGTGATGTTACCATTGTGGTGGAGGATGTTAAGTTTCAGGCCCACAAGAACATCCTGGCAGCCTGCAGCGGGTACTTCAGGAATGCTCTGACAACTCCTGAGACATGGAGCTCTAGCCAAGTGCTGGAGCTGATGGACCTGAAGTCTGAGGTGTTCGCCAGTATCCTCAACTTTATCTACTGCTCAAAGGTGACATCACCTGCTGCGGAGGACACAGGGGGGCTAGTGGCAGCTGGAAAAAGACTTGGAATTCCTTTTTTAGAGAAGCTTGCAGAACAAGAGAGGCAGGACGAATGTGTTAAATCCACAGACTCCAGCACAGCCCCAGtgtctaaaaaaacaaagaaggaagCTCCCAGGCCTGAGGAGATAGACATTGCCAGAGGGCCCCGCATTACCAATGCCTTCTCTATCACTGAAGTATGTCCTGGGAACAATATTTTCACCCCTCTTGTTCAAACCAATGGGGAGAGGCAGTCACCTGATCTGGGACAGCTCCCAGCAAGTTGCCCTACAACCTCCTGCCTCAGTGGGAACAATGAGACAACTCAAGCCCTCTCAGAGCACTCATATGCAGTAAGCAAATCTACTGAAGGCAAAGATAGCAGTCAGTGGGACAACAAGAATATCTGTAAGCCAGCAATATCACAGCCAAAGCAACTCATTTACAGGAACACAGGCCCGCTTAAAAAGCGCCACAGGCTGAGAGGCACTTTGGGTAGAAGTATACTTCCAACACCAGCTGAACCACAAACAGATAAACCAAATACAATAACCACCACATTAGCTGATGGTGTTTCTCCAGCACCTGTTGCAGTCATGACACCACCTCCGCTTTTTTCagaggcagaaacagaaaaaagcataGACCCAGGGCTACCTATAACCACTGACAATGTTCAAATGGAGTTAGGTCCACCAACCCTTTCCCCTCACACAGAGGACAGCATTTCAATCTACGGATGTGAGCACTGTCCAGAGATATTCACAAATAAAGCTCTTCTTGCCATTCACTCAGAGGTACATAAAAAGCGTTTTGtcagtcatttgttttgcaagttctgtcacagaaagttCATACACCTCAAACGGCTGCGCAACCACGAACAGGTCTGTCCCAAAGCTGTAAGAGACCCACCTAAACTAGATGCTACTGACATACCAACCAAACAGGTGGACCTCCATTCTGATGACACGACAAACATGGAGAGCATCGTGACACCACTTCCTTCTGCGGACCTCTCCACCCCTTACACCCCAGAGCTCCTTCAAGTGGACCAATCAGAGCCTCCACAGGATGAGAAGGCAGTGAGGCCAGGTGGCAGCCAGAGGAGATacaactgcagtgtgtgtaaaCGGGTCTATGCCACCCTATCCAGTCTGAAGCGGCATGAGAATGTACATTCCTGGCAGAGGGCCTATCCCTGTCATTATTGTAATAAAGTGTTTGCCTTGGCAGAGTACCGTACTAAGCATGAAATCTGGCACACAGGCGAACGCCGCTATCAGTGTATTTTCTGCCTGGAGACATTCATGACATATTATATCTTAAAGAACCATCAGAAGTCTTTTCACGGCATTGATCCTAGTCTTGCTGTTAAGAAAAAATCAGCCAACGGTGGGCTGAAAGCCAGTGTTTATCCAATCAAACTCTACAGGCTTCTCCCTATGAAGTTTAGAAAGAGACAATACAAGACATACAGTCAGACATATTCAGAGAGCGTTGAAAGAGGTGACGAAGCCCCACTAGAAAGCAACTCTCTTATCCCTCCTTTTGAAGAAAACAGTCTGATCAGCCACCCTGACACTGTTTCATTCCCTCTGACATTCATGGCAACAACAAAGATGGTGGCACCTGTCATGCCTCGCGTCAGCTTCGGCAAGCCATGTGACCAAGATATTGACCAAAGTCTTAACAGTGAATTGGAAATTCAGAGAAGCAAAAGAAAAGAGGCTGAGAATAGAGATTCACCCTTCATTAACTACAACAGTACCTTCTCTTTGCAACCCGATGCAGAGTCTCCTGCAGTGGGTTACAAAGACGATCCTCCTGTACTAAGTCACTCAGAGCACATCAGTCATAAAGTGCCATTCTTAAACTCTTTGAACGCTGTTAAAAAGTTAGGTGAGCTTTCAGCTTCTGCAAAAAGAGTTGAGGATATGACCAAGGAGATACTTCAATCGAGCACCGAGAATCTAGTGCGTGATAAGGCAGCGGgggcaaagacagaaacatatATTGCCAAACCTGCATGCCCGGGTCCATCTGTGGATGGTGCTGCCATGCCGCTCTGTCAAATAACAGTGAAAATAGGCAATGAAGCCATCATCCGCCGCAGAATCAAAGGATCTAAGCTCTTCcccagaaagaaaaggagaatcAGAGAACTGAGTAAGGAGGAGAGCCCGAGTCAGTGCCctccaacaaggaaaaactCAGAGAGCCCCAGACTCCGCCTCAGACCAGAAGTCGCTTCCGCCGCAGAGCCGGAGACATACGATGATCCCAATGACTGTGACACAGCTGATATGCTTTGGCGTCCCTACTATTCTTACAAagctaaaaagaaaaggaagaagttgAGATTCAAGCACAGAAAAGCTTTGTTTCAACATTATCCTGAAACATCTGTAGATAGAACTGCTGCCAGTGAGGCCCAACTTGATAAAAGTAGTTGGCTGGCAGAAGAAAGCATATCAGGTGGGAGTGGAGAGGTGAAACGCAGTCTTAGCAGGAACTCCAGCCCGAGGGCCACCTACAACTGTGACATCTGTGACAGCTCTTTTATCACAGAGACTGGTCTGAGAGCCCATGTTATTGGTTCCCACCCATGTTTCTGCCGGACCTGTGGTAAACAAGGTCCCCCTGGTGAGGTACCTGCTGGTGGTGATTACATCTGCAACAGCTGTATGGAAAATGGCTCCTGCTTTGATAATACACCCCGGAGCCCCAACACAGAGAAGAAGTATCGCTGCTCCTTCTGTCCCCAGCGTTTTCTCTACCTTGCCACTAAGAGAAGCCATGAGAAAAAACACCAGGAGACAAATGAGGAGGGATATAATTATGACAACTTCACACCATGTTCTAAATACTCAGCACACATGAGTGAAGACAATAAACAAGACACCATCAAAACAGAAGACGGTGACAATCAAGGGGGCACTGACATAAAAATTGAAAGGATGGAAGGAGGACATTTTTCCACTGATAAAATTAAGCCTGAAGTCGAGGATACAACTGACTTTATGTCTTTGACTACCTATCAAGACATGTCATATTCCAGCATTAAAAGTCCATTATCACCCTGCATCGACCCATTGTTTTCACTGACACCCTTGAAGGTGAAACATAAAATGGCGAAAAAAAGGATCAATGCACAGCATTCTATGCATCTCATCCCCAAAAAGCAAGGCCGTGACAGAGACAGTGACAGCAACAAGGATATTTTGATGGGGCCAAGAACAAGCAGTCACAATGACCGTGAGAAGTCCTGTAAACTCTTTAGGAGAAATGACTCTGAAACTAAAAGTACCCACATTTCTATACACAAGCCAGAGAAATGGATGTGCAAAGAGGAGCCATTTTTTTAG
- the rasa2 gene encoding ras GTPase-activating protein 2, producing the protein MAEEDDARIRILQSLRGKICEAKNLGPVSGPNRQRDLCTFSTISLDQEEVFRTKVFDKSVSPFYGEDFYFEIPRPFQCLSFYVYAKSVFQRDLPVGKVSIRKDDLCKYSGKEHWFSLQPVDPNSEVQGKVHLEMRLNEVITENGSIGQHLLVRIIECQGLPLISGQNCDPYATVSLVGPARSDQKKTKVKKKTSNPHFEETFFFEVTRSSSYSKKSHFQVEEEDIEKLEIKVDLWNNENLAQDVFLGETRVPVKILRSDHIHKAWYLLQPKGNGSKPKSDDLGSLRLKLTYIEDTVLPSDCYTPLCNLLLKSPDVKPISASAAHILGDICRERYEAVLPTVRLLLHHNRFVPFVSAVAALELDNTQEANTIFRGNSLATRCIDDMMKIVGKNYLAVTLKPVIDEICESNKTCEIDPIKLKEGDNVEVNKENLQGYVQKVFSSITQSSSSCPPLMCDVFRSLRHLACKRFPADPHVQYSAVSSFVFLRFFAVAVLSPHSFQLRSHHPDPEISRTLTLISKTIQTLGSWGSLSKKLSSFKETYMYDFFKSFQEDKCIEKVKKFLDEISSNVSKESSGLEDAVVLKEGEVQKRAQGRKRLGKKNFKKRWLSVTNRELSYRKHKGKEALCVINVKNIQAVEKLDESAFNRKNMFQVVHSEKPLYVQAGNCVEASEWLEVLGQVIRCNEGRLATFHPSNYTSGAWQCCKSQSNNAAGCKPCTVTVLANLQLDIDCDRETERIFSLLSSNDTKLQSMEDACASMAVYQGPQREQEEYSKFTIQEPKETFQTLKQLRNIMEELQRQHNIRSDTTAQYGSLDNPIVGKTS; encoded by the exons ATGGCGGAAGAGGACGACGCAAGGATTCGGATTTTACAGAGCCTGCGGGGTAAAATAT GTGAAGCTAAGAACCTAGGTCCAGTCTCAGGTCCAAATAGACAAAGGGATCTCTGCACCTTTTCCACCATAAGTCTGGATCAGGAGGAGGTGTTCCGCACCAAGGTGTTTGACAAAAGCGTCAG CCCTTTCTATGGAGAGGACTTCTACTTTGAGATCCCACGTCCATTTCAGTGTTTATCCTTCTACGTTTATGCCAAGAGCGTTTTCCAAAGGGACCTACCTGTTG GTAAGGTGTCAATCCGGAAGGATGATCTGTGTAAATACAGTGGGAAGGAGCACTGGTTTAGCCTTCAGCCAGTAGATCCTAACTCAGAAGTCCAG GGTAAGGTTCACTTGGAGATGCGATTGAATGAAGTGATCACAGAGAACGGCTCAATAGGTCAACACTTACTAGTCCG GATAATAGAGTGCCAGGGACTGCCTTTGATCAGTGGGCAGAACTGTGACCCGTATGCCACCGTGTCACTTGTTGGACCTGCCAG GTCcgaccaaaagaaaacaaaggtaAAGAAGAAAACCAGCAACCCTCATTTTGAAGAGACCTTCTTCTTTGAG GTCACACGGTCCAGCAGCTACTCTAAAAAGTCTCATTTccaagtggaggaggaggacattgAAAAACTTGAGATCAA AGTTGATTTGTGGAACAATGAGAATCTGGCTCAGGATGTGTTTCTGGGGGAGACGCGGGTCCCTGTCAAGATCCTGCGAAGTGACCACATCCACAAAGCCTG GTATCTCCTCCAGCCCAAAGGGAATGGCAGCAAGCCCAAGTCTGATGATTTGGGATCCTTGCGTTTGAAGCTGACCTACATAGAAGACACAGTGCTGCCATCTGACTGCTACACACCACTCTGCAACCTGCTGCTCAAATCCCCAGATGTGAAG CCCATCTCGGCGTCAGCAGCACACATCTTGGGGGACATCTGCAGAGAGCGATACGAGGCTGTTCTGCCCACGGTTCGACTGCTGCTCCACCACAATCGATTTGTGCCTTTTGTCTCTGCTGTGGCAGCGCTAGAGCTGGACAACACTCA GGAGGCTAACACTATATTCCGTGGCAACTCCCTGGCAACACGGTGCATTGATGACATGATGAAGATTGTGGGAAAAAATTACCTGGCTGTTACCCTGAAGCCTGTAATAGATGAG ATTTGTGAATCCAACAAAACATGTGAGATAGATCCCATTAAACTAAAGGAAGGCGACAACGTGGAGGTCAACAAG GAGAACCTTCAGGGTTATGTCCAGAAAGTCTTTTCCTCCATCACCCAGTCCAGTTCCAGCTGTCCCCCACTTATGTGTGATGTCTTCAGGTCACTGAGACACTTGGCCTGTAAACGCTTCCCAG CTGACCCTCATGTTCAATACTCAGCTGTTAGCAGCTTTGTGTTCCTGCGGTTCTTTGCTGTCGCTGTGCTTTCTCCACACTCCTTCCAACTTCGTTCCCACCATCCT GATCCTGAGATTTCCCGCACTCTCACACTCATCTCAAAAACAATCCAGACTCTGGGCAGCTGGGGTAGTTTGTCCAAAAAACTG tcTAGTTTCAAAGAAACCTACATGTATGACTTCTTCAAATCATTCCAAGAAGACAAATGCATCGAAAAAgttaaaaag TTTCTTGATGAGATCTCCTCTAACGTCAGCAAGGAGTCCAGTGGGCTGGAGGACGCAGTGGTTCTCAAGGAGGG GGAAGTACAGAAACGAGCCCAGGGGAGAAAACGCCTTGGcaagaaaaactttaaaaagagaTGGCTCAGTGTGACCAACAGGGAGCTCTCCTACCGTAAACATAAAG GGAAAGAAGCCCTCTGCGTCATCAATGTCAAAAATATCCAGGCGGTGGAGAAACTGGATGAAAGTGCCTTTAACCGCAAAAAT ATGTTTCAGGTGGTCCACTCTGAGAAGCCTCTGTATGTGCAAGCAGGAAACTGTGTAGAGGCCAGTGAGTGGTTGGAGGTCCTGGGTCAGGTCATCCGCTGCAACGAGGGACGCCTGGCCACCTTCCATCCATCAAATTACACCAGTGGAGCCTGGCAGTGCTGCAAAAGCCAGAGTAACAACGCAGCAGGCTGTAAGCCGTGCACAGT CACCGTGCTGGCCAACCTGCAGTTGGACATAGACTGTGACCGGGAAACAGAGAGaattttctccctcctctcctcaaaCGATACCAAGCTCCAGAGCATGGAGG ATGCATGTGCCAGTATGGCAGTGTACCAGGGCCCTCAGCGGGAGCAGGAGGAGTACTCCAAGTTCACTATTCAGGAACCCAAAGAGACCTTTCAGACACTCAAACAACTCCGAAACATCATGGAGGAACTTCAGAGGCAGCACAACATCAGGAGCGACACCACAGCACAGTACGGGAGCCT GGACAACCCCATAGTAGGAAAAACCTCTTAA